Proteins from a genomic interval of Zingiber officinale cultivar Zhangliang chromosome 2A, Zo_v1.1, whole genome shotgun sequence:
- the LOC122040346 gene encoding putative serine/threonine-protein kinase-like protein CCR3, translating to MVKKRGKEEELLLVYEYMKNGTPYDHLHLKNGEESSALNSWKMRITDRLNVARGIELLYIFVAPRIIHRDIRSLNFLLNANWVACVSSFSFSGLESKGELRAPSTVGYMDLKTTISTSKATSTALASWCSKSSPVDRPWNITTGTDQHCRICRAFH from the coding sequence ATGGTCAAAAAAAGAGGCAAGGAGGAGGAGCTCCTCTTGGTCTACGAGTATATGAAGAATGGAACTCCCTACGACCATCTCCACCTGAAGAACGGCGAAGAATCCAGTGCGTTGAACTCATGGAAGATGAGGATCACGGACCGGCTCAATGTTGCGCGAGGAATAGAGTTACTCTACATATTTGTCGCGCCACGGATCATCCACCGTGACATCAGGTCCTTGAACTTTTTGCTAAACGCGAATTGGGTCGCATGTGTATCGAGCTTCAGTTTCTCTGGGCTAGAGTCGAAGGGCGAATTACGAGCACCAAGCACCGTCGGTTACATGGACCTCAAAACTACAATTTCAACTTCCAAAGCTACGTCCACGGCTTTGGCATCGTGGTGCTCCAAGTCCTCACCTGTCGATAGGCCGTGGAATATCACTACAGGAACCGATCAACATTGTCGAATATGTCGTGCCTTTCATTGA